DNA from Evansella sp. LMS18:
GTATTAAGTGGGAATGCGGCTGCATACAGCTGCATTCCTGAAATTTATTCCGATCGGGTTCAGCTGACAATCGGTGGGGGATGCCTCACCCCTCCTGATTGAAGTTTTCCTTAGTAACCAGGACTTCAGGTAATTACCTGAAGCAGCCGCAGTCGAAAGTAATACCTGGGACATAGTAATATTTTCGGAAAATTTTAAAAAATCATAATATTAGATGTCCGCCCCGTTGTTTTTTCTTTTAAAAAATACTATCATTGTTTTATACAGTTTTTTTATATGTCTGGCAGTTTAAAATGGCGCGCATGTTTGTATATACAACAGTCGATTGACAATTATTCCATAACATTAATTATGCTGCAGTGGTCAAGATAACAAATAACGTCAGGAAAATAAAGTCTGTGCTGAAAGGTGGAGTTAAATTCATGATCAACTTAACTTGGAAAGTATTCTCCCTGACAGGCAATATTGATTCGTATTTGTTATTCAAGGAAGTTGAACGAGACGGTTCTTTATTTGATGAGAAGGATAATGAATTTGAATTTGAAGAATTAGACCCTCCTGCCCACTAAAGACCCTGCATGCTGCCAACAGGTGGTGCTAACATGCTTCAGAAGGTTGAAGGGATTATTATCAGGACAAATGATTATGGCGAGACGAATAAAATTCTAACTTTATATACTAGGGAGAATGGAAAAATTGCACTGATGGCACGGGGAGCGAAAAGGCCAAAGAGCCGGCACGCTTCAAGTGCCCAGCTTTTTGTATACGGAATTTTTATTTACCAGAGTTCCAGAGGGATCGGTACGCTTAACCAGGCTGACGTTATCAGCTCTTTCCGGGATGTGAGGAGTGATTTAAGACTGACGACTCATGCAGCTTATATAGTTGAATTAATTGATAAGCTGACTGAAGACAACTCACGCAATCCCTATCTGTTTGAACTTCTTTATCAAACCATGAACTATCTTGATGAAGGCAGTGATCCGGATATTTTAACCAGGATTTTTGAAACAAAAATGCTTGAAGTTGCCGGGACCTCTCCTGTGCTTGACAGATGTATCTTATGCGGAAATCCTGAAGGAGGAGCTTCTTTTTCACTGAAGCACTCAGGTCTGCTCTGCCGGCGGTGCGAGATGGAGGATGAACACCGGCTTTCCGTTTCCCCTTCGGTTATAAAGCTGCTCAGGCTCTTTCAGTACATAGATATAAAACGTATCGGAAATATTAACGTCAAAGAAGAAACAAAGAAGCAGCTTAAGACCCTTTTGAATTATTATTATGACGAATATGTAGGCGTCAGGCTTAAATCCAAAAAGTTTCTTGACCAGGTAGATCAACTATATGAGAGTTAAGTTGACAGGGAGATTTTTTTTAAGTAATATGTGTATAAATTAATATCGGTGCGCAGATGGAAAAGAGTATCTGCTCAATCTGTACAAAGCGAACCTGGGATGGTGGAAGCCAGGGGTACAGAAAGCAGTGAAGGCACTCCAGAGCACAGTGTTTCAGAAAGAGGCTTATAAGAAACCACGATTTCTTTAAGCAATTAGGGTGGAACCGCGGGTAACTCTCGTCCCTATGTCCAATGACATAGACGAGGGTTTTTTTAATGGAGAGCTTTTTGTACTCGCACCGAAAACAATGGAGGGAACGCCATGAATCTTCAAGAAATGATTTTGACATTACAGAAATTCTGGGCTGAGCAAAACTGTTTAATCTTGCAGGCTTATGATGTAGAAAAGGGAGCAGGAACGATGAATCCGATGACTTTCCTGCGCAGTATCGGTCCGGAACCGTGGAATGTGGCTTATGTAGAGCCTTCAAGACGGCCGGCAGACGGCAGGTATGGAGAGAACCCAAACCGTTTGTACCAGCATCATCAGTTCCAGGTAATTATGAAACCATCGCCTGATAATATTCAGGAATTATATTTAGAAAGCTTGAAAAAGCTCGGAATTAACCCTGAAGAGCATGATATTCGCTTTGTGGAGGATAACTGGGAAGCTCCTACCCTCGCAGCCTGGGGACTTGGCTGGGAAGTGTGGCTTGATGGTATGGAAATTACTCAGTTTACTTATTTCCAGCAGGTTGGAGGACTTGAAGCGAGCCCTGTAGCAGTGGAGATTACATACGGACTTGAGCGCCTTGCCTCCTATATTCAGGATAAGGAAAATGTTTATGATTTAGAATGGGTGAACGGCTTTACGTATGGTGATGTATTCCTGCAAAATGAGTTCGAGCAGTCTAAATACTCTTTTGAAGTGGCTGACAGTAATATGCTCTTCAATCTTTTCTCCACTTATGAAAGAGAAGCGGAAAGGGCACTGGAAGCGGAACTTGTTATCCCTGCTTACGATTACGTATTAAAATGCTCCCATGTCTTTAACCTGCTCGACGCTCAGGGGGCTATCTCCGTTACAGAACGTACCGGTTATATCGGGAGAGTGCGCAGCCTGGCTAGGAAATGTGCCGGGAAGTATTATGACATCAGGGAGAACTTAGGTTTCCCAATGCTGAAAAAGGAGGGTGGAAACGATGAGTAATCGTAATTTTCTGCTTGAGATAGGCTTAGAAGAAATGCCTGCCCGCTTTGTGACGGATGCGATGAATCAGCTTGCTGAGAAGGCTGAAAAGTGGCTGGAAGAACAGCGGCTGTCATATAAGAATATTGAAAAATTCTCCACTCCAAGGAGGCTGGCTATCATTATCCACGGCCTCGCGGCAAAGCAGACTGATAAAGAGGAAGAGGCAAAAGGTCCGGCGAAAAAAATAGCACTGGACCAGGAAGGAAACTGGACAAAAGCAGCGCAAGGGTTTGCCAGAGGCCAGAAAGTATCAGTGGACGACCTTTTCTTCAGGGAATTAAAAGGGGAAGAGTACGTATTCGTAAAGAAATTTACAGAGGGACAGCCAGCAGAAGACCTGCTCAGCGGATTTAAAGATGTTCTGCTTAACCTTCAGTTTCCGAAGAATATGAAGTGGGCTGATTACAACCTCAAATACATCCGTCCAGTTAAATGGCTGATTGCTTTATACGGAAATGAAGTAATTAATTTTGATATTGCTGAAGTAGAAACAGGAAATATATCATATGGCCACCGTTTTCTTGGCGGTGAAGTTGTAATTGATAATGCAGACAGCTATCGTGAGATCTTACTGGGGCAATTTGTACTTGCGGAACCACAGGAGAGGAAGGATGCAATTCGCTCGCAGCTAATGCGTCTTTCAGAATCAGAAGGATGGGACATTCCTGTGGATGAAAATCTGCTGGAAGAAGTTAATAATCTCGTTGAGTATCCTACTGCATTATTTGGAGAATTCGATGAAAGGTTTTTGCAGCTCCCTGATGAAGTTCTGATTACATCCATGAGAGAGCACCAGAGATACTTCCCTGTAAAAAACACAGAAGGAAAGCTTCTTCCTTATTTTGTTACAGTAAGAAATGGCGATCACAGACATCTTGAGAATGTCCAGAAAGGTAATGAGAAGGTTCTTCGGGCAAGGCTGGCAGATGCCGAGTTTTTCTACGAAGAAGATAAAAAACAGCCCCTGGAAAACAGGCTGAAACGTCTGGAATCCATCGTGTACCATGAAGAGCTTGGCTCTATGGGTGATAAAGTCAGGAGAATTAAAGAGCTGGCTTTACAGATTGGGGAAAGGGCAGGATTCGATGCTGAGGAATTAAAAAAAGCAGAACGGGCTGCCTCTCTCAGTAAAGCGGACCTGGTTACGAATATGGTCAATGAGTTTCCTGAGCTGGAAGGGCTTATGGGGCAGGAATATGCTGTGCTGTCAGGGGAAGAGGAAGAAGTGGCAGCGGCGATTTATGAACATTATCTCCCAAAACAGTCTGGTGACAGACTGCCGGTAACAAGAACAGGCGCCCTTATCAGTGTTGCAGATAAGGCTGATACTGTTGTGAGCAGTTTTGGCATTGGTCTGAAGCCTACTGGTTCTCAGGATCCCCACGGTCTGAGAAGGCAGACAGCAGGTGTTGTGCAGGTTATTCTTTCCCAAAACTGGGATCTTAATATTTTTGATGTGCTAGAGGATGCCATTAACCTCGCTGAAAAAAGGGGTCATTTAAAACGCAGCCCGGAATTAGTCATGGATGAACTAAAAGACTTTCTTGAGCTCAGGATAAAAAGTCTGCTTCAGGAACAAGGTGTACGTTACGATGTAATAGACTCTGTTTTAAAAACCAATACAGGGGACTTGGAGCTTCTGTTCACTAAGGCGAGCTTCCTGATGAACAAGCTGGCTGAACCGGATTTCAAAAATGCTGTTGAAGCATTCAGCCGTGTAACAAACATTGCTAAAAAAGCCAGCGATAATCAGGGAACGACGAATACGGCTTTACTCAAGGAAGATGAAGAAAAACAACTGCATGAGTTAAGGCTTAAAATCGGGGATAAAGTTAGTGATCTGTTAAAACAGGGGAATGTGGAAGGTGCTTATGAGGAACTGAGAAGCCTTGAGCCTGTTATCCATAAATATTTTGATAACATTATGGTAATGGCGGACAATCCGGAGATTAAACGGAACAGGCTTGCTCAAATGAATGAAACAGCCGATTTAATTACAAGGTTTGCTGACTTCCAGTCAATAGTTTTTCATGGAGAAGAATAGAAGCTGTTATTAAGCAAGCAGTGGAATAAACTGTTCTGCGTGGCGAAAAAAGTGAAAGAATCAGAAGCGCTGGCTAACTTGATAATTGCCTCTGGCAGAGGGCGGTGAAGATATGGAATTAAATAACAGACAGGAAACGATTCTGCAAATAGTAAAAGATAACGGACCTATTACCGGGGACAAGATCGCTGAGAGATTGTCACTGACAAGAGCGACGTTAAGACCTGATCTGGCTATTTTGACAATGGCTGGCTACCTGGATGCCAGACCGAGAGTAGGTTATTTTTATACCGGTAAAACTGGGTCCCAGCTATTGACGGAAAGAATAAAGAAGTTGACAGTGAAAGATTTTCAATCTATGCCGGTGGTCGTTAATGAATCAGCTTCAGTATATGACGCCATAGTGAATATGTTTTTGGAAGATGTAGGAACATTATTTGTTGTAGACGGACAGTCCAGCCTTACCGGCATTCTTTCCAGGAAAGACCTGTTGAGGGCAAGTATGGGGAAGCAGGATTTAGAGTCAGTCCCGGTCAGTATCATCATGACGCGAATGCCCAATATCACCAGCTGCAGCCCTGACGATCTCCTGATTGATGTGGCAACCAAACTAATCAGTAAGCAAATAGACAGCGTTCCTGTTGTGAAGGAAGTAAAAAAGGACGGGATTCAGAAACTTGAAGTCGTCGGCAGGATTACAAAAACGAACATAACAAAAGCTTTTGTCAGTATCGCTAACGATGAAATTCAATAAAATTCAGCGGCGGGGAGAAGGGTGTGAATGATCCTGTGAGTGAAAAATCAATCGTTTATGTTGTATCTGACTCCGTAGGTGAAACGGCAGAGCTGGTTGTCAGAGCTGCTGCAAGCCAGTTTAATGGATCCAATACCGAGATCAGAAGAGTACCTTATGTGGAAGAAAAAGTTACTATTGATGAAGTGATCGTACAGGCAGAAGAAAATAACGGGGTTATTGCTTTTACTCTTGTTTTACCAGAATTAATCGAGCATCTGACAAGGAAAGCAGGAGAAAAAAATATACCTGTATATGATATTCTGAGCCCGATGATTAACATTCTTCAGACAAGGGTAGACGAAGCCCCAAGGAACGAGCCAGGTTTAGTCCATGCACTGGATGAGGAATACTTCAGGAAAGTTGAAGCGATAGAATTCGCAGTAAAATACGATGATGGGCGGGACCCGCGGGGAGTGCTCAGAGCGGATGTTGTACTAGTGGGGGTTTCCAGAACATCCAAAACCCCGCTGTCCCAGTATCTGGCCCATAAACGGCTGAAAGTGGCGAATATCCCTCTTGTACCGGAAGTCGAGCCGCCTGATGAGCTTTTTGCAATCCCGAAAGAAAAAGTCATCGGATTGAATATAACAGCTGAGAAGTTAAACAGTATCAGGACAGAACGTCTGAAAGCACTGGGACTGAAAGCAGAAGCGAATTATGCTAATGTGAAGAGAATCCAGGAAGAGCTTGAATACTCCAAGAAAATTATGGATCGAATCGGCTGTGATGTTATTGATGTTTCAAATAAAGCTGTGGAAGAAACAGCTAACCTTATTTATCACATGATTCAGAATAATAAAGAATGAGATATAAAAAACAGCACACTTCATATAATGAATTGTGCTGTTTTTTTATTAGCTCTTTTTATGGTGAATGCTGATTTTTTATAAGTAGTTGAACCGATTTCAAAATTCAGGATTTTCAACTTTGATTAGGCAATTACATTAAAAAATGTTACTATGTTGTTCGATTTACGCTTCAGACGGACGCGTTCTGTGGGCACGGCTTCAACTAATTTTTGCCGGCTGAACGCCGTCGAAAATGGATTTTCAGCTCGCGCTTTTCCCGCCAGAGTCGCCGTCTTACGCTGCAATCGAAAAGTCATGTTCGGCCTTTTGTAAAATGCTTATAGATTTAATTCATTCAAATAATCCATTTCATAACATGGATTTTCAACTTTGACGAGGACATTATCTTAAAAAGTTACTTGGTTGTTCGATTTACGCTTCAGACGGACGCGTTCTGCGGGCACGGCTTCAACTAATTTTTGCCGGCTGACGCCGTCAAAAATGGATTTTCAGCTCGCGCTTTTCCTGCCAGAGTCGCCGTCTTACGCTGCAATCGAAAAGTCATGTTCGGCCTTTTGTAAAACTGCTTATAGATTTAATCATTCAGGTAATCCATTTCATAACATGTATTTTCAACTTTGACGAGGACATTATCTTAAAAAGTTACTTGGTTGTTCGATTTACGCTTCAGACGGACGCGTTCTGCGGGCACGGCTTCAACTAATTTTTGCCGGCTGAACGCCGTCGAAAATGGATTTTCAGCATCTCATGCTTTTCCTGCCTATCGATGCAGTCTTTTAAAGAAATCAAAGGCATATTTAATTAATTTATAAGTGAATTTATAAAAATTGTGAGCAAAATTATAGCGTATACCCAATTGTTACTATATAATGAAATATTGTGATTTCATATATTTTTCATTGAAATTGGGCATAAAGAGAAGTAGAACAAATAAAATGTAAATGTCAAGACTTTTTCTCGTTTTTTTGGTAAAGATAGTAAATGAGTTTTATTCTTATAAGAAGAAGCGGGAAAGAAGGAATATTTAAAAGGATGTAGAATAGAAAGGTATGCAAAAGAATAAACCAAAGATTTTTGTCGATGGAGATTCCTGCCCTGTTGTTCCCGAAGTATTAAAAACAGCGAAAGATTATGGGGCTGCTGTAGTTTTTGTTTCTTCCTATGCTCATATCCGGAAAGGAGAATTTCCTGATTTTGTAGTTCAGCTGACAGTTGACCAGGATAAGGAAGCTGCTGACCTGAAGATCGCGAATGAAATCAAAAGAGATGAAATTGCTGTGACTGATGATCTTGGACTTTCCAGTCTGCTCCTTGGAAAAGGTGTAACAGTTCTCAATTCACGAGGCAGACAGGTCACAAATCAGCAAATCGATTATCTGCTTGACTCAAGGTACCAGTCAGCCAAACTCCGCCGGGCGGGAAAAAAGACAAAAGGTCCAAAAAAGCTTACTTCAGAAGACAGGGAAACTTTTATTAAAGAATTGAAAAAAGTTTTGTCAAATTGGCAGGAATTTTGACGGAGAGGGCGAAACTATATACGCCATCCTTTCATTTTATTGAAAAAAGGCTGGTGATTTAACATTGAGTCCACGAATTCCCGAAGAGAAGATCGAAGAGATAAGAAAATCCGTGGACATTGTGGATATTATCAGCGAATATGTTCAATTGAAAAAGCAAGGCAGAAACCTTACAGGTCTTTGCCCTTTTCATGGAGAGAAAACCCCTTCTTTTTCGGTCTCACCTGATAAACAGCTCTATCACTGCTTTGGATGCGGAGCGGGAGGGAATGTCTTTTCTTTTCTCATGGAAACAGACGGCCTTTCCTTTAGTGAATCGGTCGCAAAGATTGCCCGCCGAGTGAATATATCGGTTCCGGAAGCAGAAGAGGCTGCAGGAAATTCAGGCATTAAAGACGAAACCTTTCAACCCTGGATTGAAGGCCATTCGCTGGCTGCTAAGCTATACCATCACATTCTTACAGCCACTGATGAAGGAAGGGATGCACGGGAATACTTGCGAAAAAGAGGGTTCACTAGAGAGGCAATTGATACTTTTCAAATTGGATATGCACCTGATTCGTGGGATTTGCTGACTAATTTCCTTGAAAAGCGGAATTTTTCACTAAAAGATATGGCAGAATCCGGTCTCCTGGCAGTCCGTGATTTTGACAAGAAATCCTTTGACCGTTTCAGGGACAGAATCATGTTCCCGATATGGAATAAAAATGGGGAAGCAGTTGCCTTTGGCGGAAGGATACTAGGTGAAGGCAACCCTAAGTATTTGAACAGCCCTGAATCTGCTCTCTTTAAAAAAAGCGAGATTCTGTATAATTTTCATCAGGCGCGAAAGGCGATAAAAAAAAAGGGCGAGGCAGTACTTTTTGAAGGTTATGTGGATGTTATCTCAGCATGGAGAGCGGGTATACATCATGGAGTGGCTGCCCTGGGCACAGCGCTTACAGAAAACCACGCCAGGATGCTCCGGCGGAATGCTGATAAAGTCATCATCTGCTATGACGGTGATGATGCGGGTCAGAACGCGACATTTAAAAATGCTGTGCTTCTGGAAGAGTCCGGACTTCAGGTCAGGGTGGCAAGGCTTCCTGAAGGATATGATCCGGATGATTATATTCAACAAAACGGACCTGAGCAATTTAGCAGCCAGGTGATTTCACAAAGTATGACTTTAATGGCTTTTAAGTTCCAGTATTTTCGCCGGGGCAGAAATCTGCTTGATGAAGGCGAAAGAATGGACTATATCCATACTGTACTAAAAGAAATCAGCCTGCTTGAGAGAGCGGTCGAGCGGGATCATTATATCCGTCAGCTTGCTGAGGAATTTAATATATCCCTTGAAGCGCTAAAGCAGGAACAGCACCAGATTTTTAAATCCCAGAAAAAGAAAGAAAAACGGGAAATCAGGTCAGCTGCAGGAACTTATGCGATGAAACCGCAAAAAAAATTAAAGCTGGCCCATGAAAATGCAGAACGGCTTCTGCTTGCCCATATGCTGCATAGTGACAGTGTGGCTGTCCAGGTGCAGGATCAGGTTGGCGGAACCTTTAATATAGATGAGTATCAGGCGATAGCCGCTCACCTGTACAGCTTTTACGGAGAAGGCCATTCTCCCGACCCGTCTCTGTTCATTGAACGGATGGAGGATGAAAAACTGAAAAGGATCACCACAGAACTTGCGATGATGACGATAAATACTGAAATGTCTGAGCAGGAACTGGACGATTATATAAGACAAATTAAGAAATATCCAAAGCGCCTTGAAATCGAACAGCTGAAAACAGCAAGAAAAGAGGCTGAAGAAGCCGGGGATTTTAACAAAGCAGCATCGATAGCTATGGATATAATTAAAATGGAACAAGCATTAAAAAAGATATAAAGCGAAAATTGTGGAAGTTGTCTTGAATTTCAGGAAGGAGGGGTCGCATGGCAGACAAACCATTGCGTCCGATGGCGGAAGGTGACATCACCATCGATCAGGTAAAAGAACAGTTAGTGGAACTGGGTAAAAAACGGGGGGTCTTATCATATACCGATATTACCGAACGCCTTGCCGCTTTTGATCAGGATTCAGAACAAATGGATGAATTTTTTGAGTATCTTGGTGAGCAGGGAGTAGAGATTTTAAATGAAACAGAAGCTGTGCCAAGTCTCCAGCAAGTGGAAAAGGAAGAGGAAGA
Protein-coding regions in this window:
- a CDS encoding pyruvate, water dikinase regulatory protein, which produces MNDPVSEKSIVYVVSDSVGETAELVVRAAASQFNGSNTEIRRVPYVEEKVTIDEVIVQAEENNGVIAFTLVLPELIEHLTRKAGEKNIPVYDILSPMINILQTRVDEAPRNEPGLVHALDEEYFRKVEAIEFAVKYDDGRDPRGVLRADVVLVGVSRTSKTPLSQYLAHKRLKVANIPLVPEVEPPDELFAIPKEKVIGLNITAEKLNSIRTERLKALGLKAEANYANVKRIQEELEYSKKIMDRIGCDVIDVSNKAVEETANLIYHMIQNNKE
- the glyS gene encoding glycine--tRNA ligase subunit beta, translated to MSNRNFLLEIGLEEMPARFVTDAMNQLAEKAEKWLEEQRLSYKNIEKFSTPRRLAIIIHGLAAKQTDKEEEAKGPAKKIALDQEGNWTKAAQGFARGQKVSVDDLFFRELKGEEYVFVKKFTEGQPAEDLLSGFKDVLLNLQFPKNMKWADYNLKYIRPVKWLIALYGNEVINFDIAEVETGNISYGHRFLGGEVVIDNADSYREILLGQFVLAEPQERKDAIRSQLMRLSESEGWDIPVDENLLEEVNNLVEYPTALFGEFDERFLQLPDEVLITSMREHQRYFPVKNTEGKLLPYFVTVRNGDHRHLENVQKGNEKVLRARLADAEFFYEEDKKQPLENRLKRLESIVYHEELGSMGDKVRRIKELALQIGERAGFDAEELKKAERAASLSKADLVTNMVNEFPELEGLMGQEYAVLSGEEEEVAAAIYEHYLPKQSGDRLPVTRTGALISVADKADTVVSSFGIGLKPTGSQDPHGLRRQTAGVVQVILSQNWDLNIFDVLEDAINLAEKRGHLKRSPELVMDELKDFLELRIKSLLQEQGVRYDVIDSVLKTNTGDLELLFTKASFLMNKLAEPDFKNAVEAFSRVTNIAKKASDNQGTTNTALLKEDEEKQLHELRLKIGDKVSDLLKQGNVEGAYEELRSLEPVIHKYFDNIMVMADNPEIKRNRLAQMNETADLITRFADFQSIVFHGEE
- the recO gene encoding DNA repair protein RecO, whose protein sequence is MLQKVEGIIIRTNDYGETNKILTLYTRENGKIALMARGAKRPKSRHASSAQLFVYGIFIYQSSRGIGTLNQADVISSFRDVRSDLRLTTHAAYIVELIDKLTEDNSRNPYLFELLYQTMNYLDEGSDPDILTRIFETKMLEVAGTSPVLDRCILCGNPEGGASFSLKHSGLLCRRCEMEDEHRLSVSPSVIKLLRLFQYIDIKRIGNINVKEETKKQLKTLLNYYYDEYVGVRLKSKKFLDQVDQLYES
- a CDS encoding YqzL family protein, with product MINLTWKVFSLTGNIDSYLLFKEVERDGSLFDEKDNEFEFEELDPPAH
- the glyQ gene encoding glycine--tRNA ligase subunit alpha; amino-acid sequence: MNLQEMILTLQKFWAEQNCLILQAYDVEKGAGTMNPMTFLRSIGPEPWNVAYVEPSRRPADGRYGENPNRLYQHHQFQVIMKPSPDNIQELYLESLKKLGINPEEHDIRFVEDNWEAPTLAAWGLGWEVWLDGMEITQFTYFQQVGGLEASPVAVEITYGLERLASYIQDKENVYDLEWVNGFTYGDVFLQNEFEQSKYSFEVADSNMLFNLFSTYEREAERALEAELVIPAYDYVLKCSHVFNLLDAQGAISVTERTGYIGRVRSLARKCAGKYYDIRENLGFPMLKKEGGNDE
- the dnaG gene encoding DNA primase, which gives rise to MSPRIPEEKIEEIRKSVDIVDIISEYVQLKKQGRNLTGLCPFHGEKTPSFSVSPDKQLYHCFGCGAGGNVFSFLMETDGLSFSESVAKIARRVNISVPEAEEAAGNSGIKDETFQPWIEGHSLAAKLYHHILTATDEGRDAREYLRKRGFTREAIDTFQIGYAPDSWDLLTNFLEKRNFSLKDMAESGLLAVRDFDKKSFDRFRDRIMFPIWNKNGEAVAFGGRILGEGNPKYLNSPESALFKKSEILYNFHQARKAIKKKGEAVLFEGYVDVISAWRAGIHHGVAALGTALTENHARMLRRNADKVIICYDGDDAGQNATFKNAVLLEESGLQVRVARLPEGYDPDDYIQQNGPEQFSSQVISQSMTLMAFKFQYFRRGRNLLDEGERMDYIHTVLKEISLLERAVERDHYIRQLAEEFNISLEALKQEQHQIFKSQKKKEKREIRSAAGTYAMKPQKKLKLAHENAERLLLAHMLHSDSVAVQVQDQVGGTFNIDEYQAIAAHLYSFYGEGHSPDPSLFIERMEDEKLKRITTELAMMTINTEMSEQELDDYIRQIKKYPKRLEIEQLKTARKEAEEAGDFNKAASIAMDIIKMEQALKKI
- a CDS encoding helix-turn-helix transcriptional regulator produces the protein MELNNRQETILQIVKDNGPITGDKIAERLSLTRATLRPDLAILTMAGYLDARPRVGYFYTGKTGSQLLTERIKKLTVKDFQSMPVVVNESASVYDAIVNMFLEDVGTLFVVDGQSSLTGILSRKDLLRASMGKQDLESVPVSIIMTRMPNITSCSPDDLLIDVATKLISKQIDSVPVVKEVKKDGIQKLEVVGRITKTNITKAFVSIANDEIQ
- a CDS encoding DUF188 domain-containing protein, with protein sequence MQKNKPKIFVDGDSCPVVPEVLKTAKDYGAAVVFVSSYAHIRKGEFPDFVVQLTVDQDKEAADLKIANEIKRDEIAVTDDLGLSSLLLGKGVTVLNSRGRQVTNQQIDYLLDSRYQSAKLRRAGKKTKGPKKLTSEDRETFIKELKKVLSNWQEF